A stretch of Carya illinoinensis cultivar Pawnee chromosome 14, C.illinoinensisPawnee_v1, whole genome shotgun sequence DNA encodes these proteins:
- the LOC122293608 gene encoding uncharacterized mitochondrial protein AtMg00810-like, giving the protein MKDPGALHYFLGIEVQSTSSGLFLSQTKYAVDILHRVAMTDCKPVATPMVVGQKLTQAGSPFSNQTLYRSVVGALQYLVITHPELAYSVNTVCQHMHAPTNELFRAVKSILRYIKGTLHFGLNLYSYPSRQLLAYSDADWAGYPDTRRFTYGYTIYLGRNLVS; this is encoded by the coding sequence ATGAAGGATCCAGGGGCTCTTCATTATTTCTTAGGCATTGAGGTTCAATCTACTTCCTCTGGTTTATTCCTTAGTCAAACAAAATATGCAGTTGACATCCTTCACCGAGTGGCTATGACAGATTGCAAGCCCGTTGCTACTCCTATGGTAGTTGGTCAAAAACTCACTCAAGCTGGCTCCCCCTTCTCTAATCAAACTCTTTATCGATCCGTTGTTGGGGCTCTTCAATATTTGGTCATCACACATCCTGAGCTTGCTTATAGTGTTAACACAGTTTGTCAACATATGCATGCCCCTACAAATGAACTCTTTCGTGCAGTTAAGAGTATTCTACGCTATATAAAGGGCACTCTTCATTTTGGTTTGAATCTCTACTCTTATCCCTCTCGGCAACTTCTAGCCTATTCCGATGCCGATTGGGCTGGCTACCCCGACACTCGCCGCTTTACATATGGTTATACCATATATCTTGGTCGAAATTTAGTCTCTTAG